One Aphelocoma coerulescens isolate FSJ_1873_10779 chromosome 4A, UR_Acoe_1.0, whole genome shotgun sequence DNA window includes the following coding sequences:
- the LOC138110595 gene encoding ligand of Numb protein X 2-like, translating into MADPIAEEPVSQGTELCCECGQAHPLLDNHLYNFQDEVDDELICHICLQPLLQPMDTPCGHTYCFKCLENFMQEYNFCPMDRKKLSFQQCHKSSLLVRNLLDKLIVLCPFKAECQQTMQRCELEAHLQNRCSGFKKYKSELQRKKNPISKGKEDPPARGDTNTPKDPEVPSGGSSLVAESSGAAVVSLGTTEPGLVNPAFEETEEDLPQRTSLVAETTTIEIHREDPEEELGMRIVGGKDTPLGNIVVQEVLRDSVVAADGRIAPGDHILEVNGVNISSVTHCQAVSFLRHPGPVLHLMVLQEKGFSNKTAQQDPTATNREVIHVTLVKRDRSEPLGIKLIRKTDEAGIFILDLLEGGLAAKNGKLSRNDRVLSINGQDLRQGTPEAAAQIIQTTESRVNFVILRQPGVQLGEPVEDGSTSNSSSSSNGGSPVHHRRRPDQNHYRRKSNYQKDLPQGYVSHEKTVAIKKEPKESLGITIGGGRDNKNKLPIYVTSVQPIGCLFRDGRIKRGDVLLSINGIDLTHLNYYEAVSALKSNAASHSVTLKALEILSLNSPEPALDIREQGFSWSPLWITWLGLPSYLHFCQDIVLSKGNLESWGFSIVGGFEESKGNQPFFIKTIVPGTPAFRDRKLKCGDEIVAVNGVPAIGMSNSELIPMLKEQRNKVTLTVVSWPGSLV; encoded by the exons ATGGCCGACCCCATCGCAGAGGAACCTGTGTCCCAGGgcactgagctgtgctgtgagtGTGGCCAGGCCCACCCCTTGCTGGACAATCACCTCTACAACTTCCAGGACGAGGTGGACGATGAGCTCATCTGCCACAtctgcctgcagcccctgctgcagcccatggacaCGCCCTGTGGACACACGTACTGTTTCAAGTGCCTTGAGAACTTCATGCAGGAGTACAACTTCTGTCCCATGGATCGGAAGAAGCTCTCCTTCCAGCAGTGCCACAAGTCCAGCCTCCTGGTCCGGAACCTGCTGGATAAGCTGATTGTGCTGTGTCCCTTCAAGGCTGAGTGCCAGCAGACCATGCAGCGCTGTGAGCTGGAAGCTCACCTGCAGAACAG gtgctctgggtttAAGAAATACAAATCTGAACTCCAGCGGAAAAAGAATCCCATTTCCAAAGGGAAGGAAGATCCTCCTGCCAGGGGGGACACAAACACGCCCAAGGATCCAGAGGTCCCAAGTGGAGGCTCCTCACTTGTGGCAGaaagctctggagctgctgtggtgtCACTGGGGACTACAGAGCCTGGACTGGTTAATCCAGCTTTTGAGGAGACTGAAGAAG ACCTTCCTCAGAGAACCAGTCTTGTGGCTGAAACCACCACCATTGAAATCCACCGGGAAGATCCAGAGGAAGAGCTGGGGATGAGGATAGTTGGGGGTAAGGACACCCCCCTAGGGAACATCGTTGTTCAGGAGGTGCTGCGGGACTCTGTGGTTGCTGCTGATGGAAGAATTGCTCCTGGGGATCACATCCTTGAG GTGAATGGCGTCAACATCAGCAGTGTGACTCACTGCCAGGCTGTCTCCTTCCTGCGCCACCCAGGCCCTGTTCTCCACCTCATGGTCCTGCAGGAGAAGGGCTTTTCCAACAAGACTGCGCAGCAGGATCCCACTGCTACAAACAGGGAAGTGATCCACGTCACCTTGGTAAAGAGAGACCGATCAGAACCCTTGGGAATCAAACTGATCAGGAAGACTGACGAGGCAGGGATTTTTATTCTGGACCTCTTAGAGGGAGGCTTGGCAGCCAAGAATGGAAAGCTGAGTCGGAACGACAGAGTCCTGTCAATAAATGGCCAGGATTTGAGGCAAGGAACTCCTGAGGCTGCTGCCCAGATAATCCAG ACCACTGAATCCAGAGTGAACTTTGTGATCCTGAGGCAGCCTGGGGTGCAGCTGGGGGAGCCAGTGGAGGATGGCAGCAcctccaacagcagcagcagcagcaatggggGGAGCCCAGTGCACCACCGGAGGAGACCAGACCAGAACCACTACAGACGAAAATCTAACTACCAGAAG GATTTGCCTCAGGGATATGTAAGTCATGAGAAGACAGTAGCAATAAAAAAGGAGCCAAAGGAATCTTTGGGAATCACAATTGGAGGTGGAAGGGATAACAAAAACAAGCTCCCCATCTATGTGACAAGTGTGCAGCCCATTGGATGCCTCTTCAGGGATGGCAGAATCAAGAGAG GGGATGTGCTTCTGAGCATAAACGGCATCGATTTGACTCACCTGAACTACTATGAAGCTGTCTCAGCACTGAAATCCAATGCAGCTTCCCACTCAGTCACACTGAAAGCCTTGGAAATCCTCTCCCTGAACtccccagagccagccctggaCATCAGGGAGCAGGGATTCAGCTGGTCTCCCCTCTGGATCACGTGGCTGGGATTGCCTAG CTACCTTCACTTCTGTCAAGATATTGTCCTTAGTAAAGGAAACCTGGAAAGTTGGGGCTTCAGCATCGTGGGAGGCTTTgaggaaagcaaaggaaaccAACCCTTCTTCATCAAAACCATCGTGCCCGGGACTCCGGCATTCCGGGACAGGAAACTCAA GTGTGGAGATGAAATTGTGGCAGTGAATGGAGTGCCAGCAATAGGAATGAGCAACTCGGAATTAATCCCAATGCTGAAGGAGCAGAGGAACAAAGTCACCCTGACCGTGGTGTCCTGGCCAGGGAGCCTCGTGTGA